From one Pseudomonas sp. B21-048 genomic stretch:
- a CDS encoding DUF2160 domain-containing protein, with the protein MEWMSWTGPTAAFFSVIALILTGMTTWELRSPSVPRRGFLPIATTRGDRLFIGLLGSAYLHLLVIGVTDWSIWVAFALSLVWLLAVMRWG; encoded by the coding sequence ATGGAATGGATGAGTTGGACTGGCCCCACGGCGGCGTTCTTCAGCGTCATTGCCTTGATCCTGACGGGCATGACGACCTGGGAATTACGTTCGCCGAGTGTCCCTCGGCGTGGTTTTTTGCCGATTGCCACCACCCGTGGCGATCGGCTGTTTATCGGTCTTCTCGGCAGCGCCTACCTGCATTTGCTGGTAATCGGCGTCACCGACTGGAGCATCTGGGTAGCGTTCGCGTTGTCCCTGGTGTGGCTGTTGGCTGTGATGCGTTGGGGCTAG
- a CDS encoding ABC transporter substrate-binding protein yields the protein MFDKNNKLRHSISLAAMLALSGLSASAWADAYEDAAKKWIGSEFKPSTLTADQQLEELKWFIKASEPFRGMNIKVVSETIATHEYESKVLAKAFTEITGIKLTHDLLQEGDVVEKLQTQMQSDKNIYDGWVNDSDLIGTHFRYGKTESITDLMANEGKAYTSPTLDIKDFIGISFTTAPDGKVYQLPDQQFANLYWFRADWFERADLKAKFKEKYGYELGVPVNWSAYEDIAKFFSEDVKEIDGKRVYGHMDYGKKDPSLGWRFTDAWFSMAGAGDKGIPNGLPVDEWGIRVEDCHPVGSSVTRGGDTNGPAAVYATTKYVDWMKKYAPPEAAGMTFSESGPVPSQGNIAQQIFWYTAFTADMTKPGLPVMNADGTPKWRMAPSPKGPYWEEGMKLGYQDAGSWTFMKSTPEKQKLAAWLYAQFVTSKTVSLKKTIVGLTPIRESDINSQAMTDLAPKLGGLVEFYRSPARVQWTPTGTNVPDYPRLAQLWWSHIAEAASGEKTPQQALDGLAKDQDAIMTRLERSKAQATCAPKMNPERDAQYWFDQPGAPKPKLANEKPKGETVSYAELLKSWEAARK from the coding sequence ATGTTCGACAAAAACAATAAGCTGCGACATAGCATTTCATTGGCAGCCATGCTGGCACTCAGCGGTTTGAGCGCCTCGGCCTGGGCCGATGCCTATGAAGACGCCGCGAAGAAATGGATCGGCAGTGAATTCAAGCCATCCACCCTGACGGCCGATCAGCAGCTCGAAGAGCTGAAGTGGTTCATCAAGGCATCCGAGCCGTTTCGCGGCATGAACATCAAAGTGGTTTCGGAAACCATTGCCACCCACGAATATGAATCCAAGGTGCTGGCCAAGGCTTTCACCGAGATCACCGGGATCAAGCTGACCCACGACTTGCTGCAGGAAGGCGACGTGGTGGAAAAGCTGCAGACCCAGATGCAATCGGACAAGAACATCTATGACGGTTGGGTCAACGACTCGGACCTGATCGGGACGCACTTTCGCTACGGCAAGACCGAATCGATCACCGACCTGATGGCCAACGAAGGCAAGGCCTACACCTCGCCGACCCTGGACATTAAAGACTTCATTGGCATCTCGTTCACTACCGCGCCAGATGGCAAGGTCTATCAACTGCCCGACCAGCAGTTTGCCAACCTCTACTGGTTTCGCGCCGACTGGTTCGAGCGGGCGGACCTGAAAGCAAAATTCAAAGAAAAGTACGGTTATGAACTGGGCGTGCCGGTGAACTGGTCGGCCTATGAAGACATCGCCAAATTCTTCAGCGAAGACGTCAAGGAAATCGACGGAAAGCGCGTCTACGGCCACATGGACTACGGCAAGAAAGACCCGTCCCTGGGCTGGCGCTTCACCGATGCCTGGTTCTCCATGGCCGGCGCCGGCGACAAAGGCATACCCAACGGCTTGCCGGTGGACGAGTGGGGCATCCGCGTCGAGGACTGCCACCCGGTCGGCTCCAGCGTGACTCGCGGCGGCGACACCAACGGCCCGGCGGCGGTGTATGCGACCACCAAGTACGTTGACTGGATGAAAAAATACGCGCCACCGGAAGCGGCGGGCATGACCTTCTCCGAGTCTGGCCCGGTGCCGTCCCAAGGCAACATCGCCCAGCAGATCTTCTGGTACACCGCGTTTACCGCCGACATGACCAAACCAGGCCTGCCGGTGATGAACGCCGACGGCACGCCGAAATGGCGCATGGCGCCGTCGCCAAAAGGTCCGTACTGGGAGGAGGGCATGAAGCTCGGTTATCAGGACGCCGGTTCCTGGACGTTCATGAAATCCACGCCTGAGAAACAGAAACTGGCAGCTTGGTTGTACGCGCAGTTCGTGACCTCGAAAACAGTGTCGCTGAAGAAAACCATCGTTGGCCTGACGCCGATCCGCGAGTCGGACATCAACTCGCAAGCGATGACCGACCTGGCACCGAAACTCGGTGGTCTGGTGGAGTTCTACCGCAGCCCGGCCCGTGTGCAATGGACCCCGACGGGGACCAACGTGCCAGACTATCCACGTTTGGCGCAACTATGGTGGAGCCACATCGCGGAAGCCGCCAGTGGCGAGAAAACCCCGCAACAGGCACTGGACGGTCTGGCCAAGGATCAGGACGCAATCATGACCCGCCTGGAGCGCTCGAAGGCACAAGCCACCTGCGCGCCGAAAATGAATCCAGAGCGGGATGCGCAGTACTGGTTCGATCAGCCGGGTGCGCCGAAACCGAAACTGGCGAACGAGAAGCCTAAAGGCGAAACCGTGAGCTATGCCGAGCTGCTGAAATCGTGGGAGGCGGCGCGTAAATAA
- the nuoL gene encoding NADH-quinone oxidoreductase subunit L: MNLLYLTFVFPLIGFLLLAFSRGRWSENLSALIGVGSIGLSAIVTAYIIWQFNVAPPEGGHYTHVLWQWMAVEGFTPNFALYLDGLSLTMLGVVVGVGFLIHLFASWYMRGEAGYSRFFAYTNLFIASMLFLVLADNLLFVYFGWEGVGLCSYLLIGFYYSNRNNGNAALKAFIVTRVGDVFMAIGLFILFQQLGTLNIQELLVKAPEHFKAGDFWIVLATLMLLGGAVGKSAQLPLQTWLADAMAGPTPVSALIHAATMVTAGVYLIARTHGLFALAPDILHLVGVVGGVTLVLAGFAALVQTDIKRILAYSTMSQIGYMFLALGVGAWDGAIFHLMTHAFFKALLFLASGSVIVACHHEQNIFKMGGLWKKLPLAYASFIVGGAALAALPLVTAGFYSKDEILWEAFASGNQGLLYAGLVGAFMTSLYTFRLIFIAFHGEAKTEAHAGHGIAHWLPLSVLIVLSTFVGAMIVPPLHGVLPESVGHAGGEAKHSLEIASGAIALSGILLAALLFLGKRRFVTAIANSGIGRFLSAWWFAAWGFDWIYDKLFVKPYLAISHVLRKDPLDQTIGLIPRMAKGGHTALSRTETGQLRWYAASMAAGAVLVIGAVVLVAV, from the coding sequence ATGAACCTTCTCTATCTGACTTTCGTATTCCCTCTCATCGGTTTTCTGCTGCTGGCGTTCTCACGCGGTCGCTGGTCGGAAAACCTTTCGGCGCTGATCGGCGTCGGCTCCATTGGCCTGTCGGCAATCGTCACTGCTTACATCATCTGGCAGTTCAACGTTGCGCCACCTGAAGGCGGTCACTACACCCACGTGTTGTGGCAGTGGATGGCGGTGGAAGGCTTCACGCCTAACTTCGCGCTGTACCTGGATGGTCTGTCCCTGACCATGCTCGGTGTGGTGGTCGGCGTCGGCTTCCTGATCCACCTGTTCGCGTCCTGGTACATGCGCGGTGAAGCCGGTTACTCGCGCTTCTTCGCCTACACCAACCTGTTTATCGCCAGCATGCTGTTCCTGGTCCTGGCCGATAACCTGCTGTTCGTGTACTTCGGCTGGGAAGGCGTGGGCCTGTGCTCGTACCTGTTGATCGGTTTCTACTACAGCAACCGCAACAACGGTAACGCGGCACTCAAAGCCTTCATCGTGACCCGCGTCGGCGACGTGTTCATGGCCATCGGCCTGTTCATCCTGTTCCAACAGTTGGGCACGCTGAATATCCAGGAGCTGCTGGTCAAGGCGCCTGAGCACTTCAAGGCCGGTGACTTCTGGATCGTTCTGGCGACCCTGATGCTGCTGGGCGGCGCTGTCGGTAAATCCGCGCAACTGCCGCTGCAAACCTGGCTGGCGGATGCGATGGCCGGCCCTACTCCGGTTTCGGCACTGATCCACGCCGCGACCATGGTGACCGCCGGTGTCTACCTGATCGCCCGTACCCACGGTCTGTTCGCCCTGGCGCCGGACATCCTGCACCTGGTGGGTGTTGTGGGTGGCGTGACGCTGGTGCTGGCAGGTTTTGCCGCACTGGTTCAGACCGACATCAAACGTATCCTCGCCTACTCGACCATGAGCCAGATCGGCTACATGTTCCTGGCCCTGGGCGTAGGCGCATGGGACGGCGCGATCTTCCACCTGATGACTCACGCCTTCTTCAAGGCGCTGTTGTTCCTTGCGTCCGGCTCGGTGATCGTTGCCTGCCACCACGAGCAGAACATTTTCAAGATGGGCGGCCTGTGGAAGAAACTGCCACTGGCCTACGCCAGCTTCATCGTCGGCGGCGCGGCCCTGGCGGCCTTGCCTCTGGTGACGGCGGGCTTCTACTCCAAGGACGAAATCCTCTGGGAAGCGTTCGCCAGCGGTAACCAGGGTCTGCTTTACGCAGGGCTGGTGGGTGCGTTCATGACCTCGCTGTACACCTTCCGCCTGATCTTCATCGCGTTCCACGGTGAAGCGAAGACCGAAGCGCACGCGGGTCACGGCATTGCTCACTGGCTGCCACTGTCGGTGCTGATCGTGCTGTCGACGTTCGTCGGCGCGATGATCGTTCCGCCGCTGCACGGTGTACTGCCAGAAAGCGTCGGCCATGCCGGTGGCGAAGCCAAGCACAGCCTGGAAATCGCCTCGGGCGCCATCGCCCTGTCCGGTATCCTGCTGGCCGCGTTGCTGTTCCTCGGCAAGCGCCGCTTCGTCACCGCCATCGCCAACAGCGGTATCGGCCGCTTCCTTTCGGCCTGGTGGTTCGCTGCCTGGGGCTTCGACTGGATCTACGACAAACTGTTCGTCAAGCCTTACCTTGCGATCAGCCATGTACTGCGCAAAGACCCGCTCGACCAGACCATCGGTCTGATTCCGCGTATGGCCAAAGGCGGTCACACCGCCCTGAGCCGCACCGAGACCGGTCAATTGCGTTGGTATGCCGCCTCGATGGCTGCTGGTGCCGTGCTGGTAATCGGCGCCGTCGTGCTGGTAGCGGTCTGA
- the nuoK gene encoding NADH-quinone oxidoreductase subunit NuoK has product MPAIPMEHGLAVAGILFCLGLVGLMVRRNILFVLMSLEVMMNASALAFIVAGSRWAQPDGQIMFILVISLAAAEASIGLAILLQLYRRFHTLDIDAASEMRG; this is encoded by the coding sequence ATGCCTGCTATCCCTATGGAGCATGGTCTGGCGGTTGCCGGCATCCTGTTCTGCCTCGGTCTGGTCGGCCTGATGGTCCGGCGCAACATTCTTTTCGTGCTGATGAGCCTGGAGGTCATGATGAATGCCTCCGCGTTGGCGTTCATCGTTGCCGGTAGCCGCTGGGCGCAGCCGGATGGACAGATCATGTTCATTCTGGTGATCAGCCTGGCAGCCGCCGAGGCCAGTATTGGCCTGGCGATTCTGTTGCAGCTGTATCGCCGCTTCCACACTCTCGATATCGACGCTGCCAGCGAGATGCGCGGATGA
- a CDS encoding type II toxin-antitoxin system RelE/ParE family toxin, whose product MDALFIELPVFQKHRSDYLDDDLFHRFQQELLQTPEAGDVVEGTGGLRKIRVVDERRSKGKRGGLRVIYYWWSGFDQFWLFTLYGKNEQDDLTPQQKKLLKEMLYREIKARTSDET is encoded by the coding sequence ATGGACGCTCTTTTTATCGAATTACCCGTATTTCAAAAGCATCGAAGTGACTACCTGGATGATGATCTGTTTCACCGGTTCCAGCAGGAGCTGCTGCAAACCCCGGAAGCGGGAGATGTCGTCGAAGGCACCGGAGGTCTGCGCAAAATTCGAGTGGTGGATGAGCGGCGAAGCAAGGGCAAGCGCGGTGGGCTGAGGGTAATTTATTACTGGTGGTCCGGTTTCGACCAATTCTGGCTCTTTACCTTGTATGGCAAGAACGAGCAGGACGATCTGACGCCACAACAGAAAAAACTGCTTAAAGAAATGCTTTATCGAGAAATCAAAGCGAGAACGAGCGATGAAACGTGA
- the nuoJ gene encoding NADH-quinone oxidoreductase subunit J, translated as MEFAFYFASGIAVVSTLRVITNTNPVHALLYLIISLIAVAMTFFALGAPFAGVLEVIAYAGAIMVLFVFVVMMLNLGPASVQQERVWLKPGIWLGPVALGTLLLVELLYVLFSDASGQAIGHTTVDAKAVGISLFGPYLLVVELASMLLLAAAVTAFHLGRNEAKEQ; from the coding sequence ATGGAATTCGCTTTCTATTTCGCATCGGGTATCGCTGTGGTGTCCACGCTTCGCGTGATCACCAACACCAACCCCGTGCACGCCCTGCTCTACCTGATCATTTCTCTGATCGCCGTGGCCATGACGTTCTTCGCCCTCGGCGCACCGTTTGCCGGTGTACTGGAAGTGATCGCCTACGCCGGCGCCATCATGGTGCTGTTCGTGTTCGTGGTGATGATGCTGAACCTGGGCCCGGCCTCGGTTCAGCAAGAGCGCGTCTGGCTCAAACCCGGCATCTGGCTGGGCCCGGTCGCCCTCGGCACCCTGCTGCTGGTTGAACTGCTGTACGTGTTGTTCAGCGATGCCAGCGGTCAGGCCATCGGCCACACCACCGTAGACGCGAAGGCCGTGGGCATCAGCCTGTTCGGTCCTTACCTGCTGGTGGTCGAACTCGCCTCGATGCTGCTGCTCGCCGCAGCCGTCACGGCGTTCCACTTGGGCCGCAACGAAGCCAAGGAGCAATGA
- the nuoN gene encoding NADH-quinone oxidoreductase subunit NuoN, which translates to MEFTTQHFIALAPLLITSATIIVVMLAIAWRRNHSQTFLLSVAGLNLALLSILPALKVAPLAVTPLLQIDTFACLYMALILVATLACVTLAHAYLGDGGSGYPGNREELYLLILMAAAGGLVLVSAQHLAGLFVGLELLSVPVYGLVAYAFFNKRSLEAGIKYMVLSAAGSAFLLFGMALLYADAGSLSFNGIGQALAATGLPSSLAQLGLGMMLIGLAFKLSLVPFHLWTPDVYEGAPAPVAAFLATASKVAVFAVMVRLFQISPAASSGVLSDVLTIIAIASILFGNLLALTQSNLKRLLGYSSIAHFGYLLIALVASKGLAVEAIGVYLVTYVITSLGAFGVITLMSSPYNGRDADALYEYRGLFWRRPYLTAVLTVMMLSLAGIPLTAGFIGKFYIIATGVESHQWWLVGSLVLGSAIGVFYYLRVMVTLYLMEPNLRRHDAQLHWEQRAGGVMLLAIAVLAFFLGLYPQPLLNLVQQSGLAG; encoded by the coding sequence ATGGAATTCACGACTCAACACTTTATCGCGCTTGCGCCGTTGTTGATCACCAGCGCCACGATCATCGTGGTGATGCTGGCTATCGCATGGCGTCGCAACCACTCACAGACCTTCCTGCTGTCGGTGGCAGGTCTGAACCTGGCTCTGCTGTCGATCCTCCCAGCCTTGAAAGTCGCGCCGCTGGCCGTGACGCCATTGCTGCAGATCGACACCTTCGCTTGCTTGTACATGGCGCTGATCCTGGTCGCCACCCTCGCTTGTGTCACCCTCGCCCACGCCTACCTCGGCGATGGCGGTTCGGGTTACCCGGGCAACCGTGAAGAACTTTACCTGCTGATCCTGATGGCCGCCGCCGGTGGCCTGGTGTTGGTCAGCGCGCAGCACCTGGCCGGGTTGTTCGTCGGTCTGGAGCTGCTCTCGGTACCGGTTTACGGTCTGGTGGCTTACGCCTTCTTCAACAAGCGCTCGCTGGAAGCCGGCATCAAGTACATGGTGCTGTCGGCCGCCGGTTCCGCGTTCCTGTTGTTCGGTATGGCCCTGCTCTACGCCGACGCTGGCAGCCTGAGCTTCAACGGCATCGGTCAGGCCCTGGCGGCCACCGGTCTGCCAAGCTCTCTGGCTCAACTGGGCCTGGGCATGATGCTGATCGGCCTGGCGTTCAAGTTGTCGCTGGTACCGTTCCACCTCTGGACCCCGGACGTTTACGAAGGTGCTCCGGCACCGGTGGCAGCGTTCCTGGCCACCGCGTCGAAAGTCGCTGTGTTCGCGGTGATGGTGCGTCTGTTCCAGATCTCGCCAGCGGCGAGCAGTGGCGTGCTGAGCGACGTGCTGACCATCATTGCCATCGCGTCGATCCTGTTCGGTAACCTGCTGGCACTGACCCAAAGCAACCTCAAGCGTCTGCTGGGTTACTCGTCCATCGCTCACTTCGGTTACCTGCTGATCGCCCTGGTGGCGAGCAAAGGCCTGGCCGTGGAAGCCATCGGCGTGTACCTGGTCACCTACGTGATCACCAGCCTCGGCGCGTTCGGCGTGATCACCCTGATGTCCTCGCCGTACAACGGCCGTGACGCGGATGCCCTGTACGAATACCGCGGCCTGTTCTGGCGCCGTCCGTACCTGACCGCCGTCCTGACCGTGATGATGCTGTCCCTGGCCGGTATCCCGCTGACCGCGGGCTTCATCGGCAAGTTCTACATCATCGCTACCGGTGTCGAATCGCACCAATGGTGGCTGGTCGGCTCCCTGGTACTGGGCAGCGCCATCGGCGTCTTCTACTACCTGCGCGTCATGGTCACCCTATACCTGATGGAGCCGAACCTGCGTCGCCACGATGCGCAACTGCACTGGGAACAACGTGCAGGCGGCGTGATGCTGCTGGCGATTGCCGTACTGGCGTTCTTCCTCGGCCTGTATCCACAGCCGCTGCTGAACCTGGTTCAGCAATCGGGGTTGGCGGGTTGA
- the nuoM gene encoding NADH-quinone oxidoreductase subunit M, with protein sequence MILPWLILIPFIGGLLCWMGERFGATLPRWIALITMSLLLSLGLWLWANGDYSFAPAPGADPTWVIEFKHVWIQRFGINVHLALDGLSLLMILLTGLLGVLSVLCSWKEIQRHVGFFHLNLMWILGGVVGVFLALDLFMFFFFWEMMLVPMYFLIALWGHSSSDGKKTRIYAATKFFIFTQASGLIMLVAILGLVLVNFNDTGVITFNYADLLKTKMSMTTEYILMLGFFIAFAVKLPVVPFHSWLPDAHAQAPTAGSVDLAGILLKTAAYGLLRFALPLFPNASAEFAPFAMTLGLIGIFYGAFLAFAQTDIKRLIAFSSVSHMGFVLIGIYSGSQLALQGAVMQMLAHGLSAAALFILSGQLYERTHTRDMREMGGLWSKIAYLPALSLFFAAASLGLPATGNFVGEFLILIGTFASAPWVTVIATSGLVFGSVYSLIMVHRAFFGPSKSDAVLHGMDGRELIMVVGLAALLIYIGVYPQPFLDTSAATMHGVQQWLGTAFTQLASAR encoded by the coding sequence ATGATTCTGCCCTGGCTAATCCTGATCCCCTTCATCGGCGGCCTGCTGTGCTGGATGGGTGAGCGCTTCGGCGCTACCCTCCCGCGCTGGATTGCGCTGATCACCATGTCCCTGCTGCTCTCCCTCGGCCTCTGGCTGTGGGCCAACGGTGACTATTCATTTGCTCCGGCGCCTGGTGCCGATCCGACGTGGGTGATTGAGTTCAAACACGTCTGGATCCAGCGCTTTGGCATCAACGTGCACCTGGCCCTCGACGGCCTGTCGCTGTTGATGATCCTGCTGACCGGTCTGCTGGGTGTCCTCTCGGTACTCTGCTCGTGGAAAGAGATCCAGCGTCATGTGGGCTTCTTCCACCTGAACCTGATGTGGATCCTGGGCGGTGTCGTCGGCGTGTTCCTCGCCCTCGACCTGTTCATGTTCTTCTTCTTCTGGGAAATGATGCTGGTGCCGATGTACTTCCTCATCGCGCTCTGGGGTCACAGTTCTTCGGACGGCAAGAAAACCCGGATCTACGCGGCGACCAAGTTCTTCATCTTCACTCAGGCTTCCGGCCTGATCATGTTGGTGGCGATCCTGGGGCTGGTACTGGTCAACTTCAACGACACCGGCGTGATTACCTTCAACTACGCCGATCTGTTGAAGACCAAGATGTCGATGACCACCGAGTACATCCTGATGCTCGGCTTCTTCATCGCCTTCGCGGTCAAGCTGCCAGTGGTGCCGTTCCACTCCTGGTTGCCTGACGCTCACGCCCAGGCACCGACCGCGGGTTCCGTGGACCTGGCCGGTATCTTGTTGAAGACTGCTGCGTATGGCCTGCTGCGTTTCGCCCTGCCGCTGTTCCCGAATGCCTCGGCCGAGTTCGCGCCGTTCGCCATGACCCTGGGTCTGATCGGGATCTTCTACGGTGCGTTCCTGGCCTTCGCGCAAACCGACATCAAGCGTCTGATCGCTTTCTCGTCCGTTTCCCACATGGGCTTCGTGCTGATCGGCATCTACTCCGGCAGCCAACTGGCGCTGCAGGGCGCGGTGATGCAGATGCTGGCGCACGGTCTGTCGGCCGCGGCACTCTTTATCCTCTCCGGTCAGCTGTACGAGCGCACCCACACCCGCGATATGCGTGAAATGGGTGGCCTGTGGTCGAAGATTGCCTACCTGCCAGCCCTTAGCCTGTTCTTCGCCGCCGCGTCGCTGGGCTTGCCGGCGACCGGTAACTTTGTCGGTGAGTTCCTGATCCTGATCGGCACTTTCGCCAGCGCTCCATGGGTCACCGTGATCGCTACATCCGGTCTGGTGTTCGGTTCGGTCTACTCGCTGATCATGGTCCACCGTGCCTTCTTCGGCCCGTCGAAATCGGACGCGGTGTTGCATGGCATGGACGGTCGCGAACTGATCATGGTGGTTGGACTTGCGGCGCTGCTGATCTACATCGGCGTGTACCCGCAGCCGTTCCTCGATACCTCTGCCGCGACGATGCATGGCGTACAGCAGTGGCTCGGCACCGCCTTCACTCAACTCGCTTCGGCCCGGTAA
- a CDS encoding DNA-binding transcriptional regulator — protein sequence MKRDIFSELVEGFEALADERQGKVTLRTHKVKLAKLAPITAEEVVGIRQQLNLSRPVFAMYLRTNTRTLENWEQGRAKPNAQATTLIRLVERFPETVQQLAALT from the coding sequence ATGAAACGTGACATTTTTTCCGAGCTGGTAGAGGGGTTTGAAGCCTTGGCCGATGAGCGCCAAGGTAAAGTCACTCTACGCACGCACAAAGTAAAACTGGCCAAGCTGGCTCCGATTACGGCAGAGGAAGTGGTTGGCATCCGCCAGCAACTGAATCTCTCCCGGCCGGTGTTTGCGATGTACTTGCGCACCAACACCCGGACGCTGGAGAACTGGGAGCAAGGACGGGCGAAACCTAATGCTCAGGCGACAACGCTGATCCGGCTGGTTGAGCGCTTTCCGGAGACGGTTCAACAACTGGCGGCGCTGACCTGA
- the nuoI gene encoding NADH-quinone oxidoreductase subunit NuoI produces MKYIFDIVHGFFTQLRSLVMIFGHAFRKRDTLQYPEEAVYLPPRFRGRIVLTRDPDGEERCVACNLCAVACPVGCISLQKAETDDGRWYPEFFRINFSRCIFCGLCEEACPTTAIQLTPDFEMAEFKRQDLVYEKEDLLISGPGKNPDYNFYRVAGMAIAGKPKGSAQNEAQPINVKSLLP; encoded by the coding sequence ATGAAGTACATTTTTGACATCGTGCATGGCTTCTTCACCCAGCTTCGCAGCTTGGTGATGATCTTCGGCCACGCCTTCCGCAAGCGCGACACGCTGCAGTACCCGGAAGAAGCCGTGTACCTGCCGCCGCGCTTCCGTGGCCGTATCGTGCTGACCCGCGACCCCGACGGCGAAGAGCGTTGCGTAGCTTGCAACCTGTGCGCCGTGGCGTGCCCGGTCGGTTGCATCTCGCTGCAGAAAGCTGAAACCGACGACGGTCGCTGGTACCCGGAGTTTTTCCGTATCAACTTCTCGCGCTGCATTTTCTGCGGCCTCTGCGAGGAAGCCTGCCCGACCACCGCGATCCAGCTGACACCGGATTTCGAGATGGCCGAGTTCAAACGTCAGGACCTGGTGTACGAGAAAGAAGATCTGCTGATCTCCGGCCCCGGCAAAAACCCTGATTACAACTTCTATCGTGTTGCAGGTATGGCGATTGCCGGTAAGCCGAAGGGCTCCGCGCAGAATGAAGCCCAGCCGATCAACGTGAAGAGCTTGCTGCCTTAA
- the nuoH gene encoding NADH-quinone oxidoreductase subunit NuoH — translation MTWFTPEVIDIIIAVLKAIVILLAVVVCGALLSWVERRLLALWQDRYGPNRVGPFGAFQIAADMIKMFFKEDWTPPFADKVIFTLAPVVAMSALLIAFAIIPITPTWGVADINIGILFFFAMAGLSVYAVLFAGWSSNNKFALLGSLRASAQTVSYEVFMGLSLMGIVIQVGSFNMRDIVEYQAQNLWFVIPQIFGFLTFFIAGVAVTHRHPFDQPEAEQELADGYHIEYAGMKWGMFFVGEYIGIVLISALLVTLFFGGWHGPFGILPQIPFIWFALKTAFFIMFFILLRASIPRPRYDQVMDFSWKFCLPLTLVNMLVTAAVVLLNTPAVAAQ, via the coding sequence ATGACCTGGTTCACGCCTGAAGTGATCGACATCATCATCGCGGTCCTCAAGGCCATCGTGATTCTGCTCGCCGTGGTGGTGTGCGGCGCGCTGCTGAGCTGGGTCGAGCGTCGTCTGCTCGCCCTCTGGCAGGACCGTTACGGTCCGAACCGCGTCGGCCCGTTCGGCGCGTTCCAGATCGCTGCCGACATGATCAAGATGTTCTTCAAGGAAGACTGGACCCCGCCGTTCGCCGACAAAGTGATTTTCACGTTGGCGCCGGTCGTGGCCATGAGCGCCTTGCTGATTGCCTTTGCGATCATCCCGATCACCCCGACCTGGGGCGTGGCGGATATCAACATCGGCATCCTGTTCTTCTTCGCCATGGCCGGTCTGTCGGTCTACGCGGTGCTGTTCGCCGGCTGGTCGAGCAACAACAAGTTCGCCCTGTTGGGCAGCTTGCGGGCCTCGGCACAAACCGTGTCGTACGAAGTGTTCATGGGCCTGTCGCTGATGGGCATCGTGATCCAGGTTGGCTCGTTCAACATGCGCGACATCGTGGAATACCAGGCGCAGAACCTGTGGTTCGTCATTCCGCAGATCTTCGGTTTCCTGACCTTCTTCATCGCTGGCGTCGCCGTGACTCACCGTCACCCGTTCGACCAACCGGAAGCGGAACAGGAACTGGCCGACGGTTACCACATTGAATACGCCGGCATGAAATGGGGCATGTTCTTCGTCGGTGAGTACATCGGCATCGTGTTGATTTCGGCGCTGCTGGTGACCTTGTTCTTCGGTGGCTGGCACGGTCCGTTCGGCATTCTGCCGCAGATCCCGTTCATCTGGTTTGCACTGAAAACCGCGTTCTTCATCATGTTCTTCATCCTGCTGCGCGCCTCGATTCCGCGCCCACGGTATGACCAAGTGATGGATTTCAGCTGGAAGTTCTGCCTGCCGCTGACCCTCGTCAACATGCTGGTGACCGCTGCGGTCGTGTTGCTCAACACGCCCGCCGTCGCGGCTCAGTGA